The DNA segment TTCACATTTACTGTAGTTTCAGTGGTCAGACTCTTCATTTGTCAGGTATGTATCCCATTTAGTCCAATACTCTTTTCCGTTTTCTTTCTCTAATCTTAAAACTATCTTTAAAATGAATACATCACGCTGTATAATTGCTTCCTTTTTGGTTACCATGATATCCAgttccttatatatgtttccttttcatattaatatatatttatattattccCTTTTTAATTGTGTATTGCCAGCTTTGAATACAATCTTAATTCtgctttaatgattttaaatgctTTAGGTATGACGACTACTTTTCATCTACAGATAGATGACAGAAATTAAAGGAGCAACTACAATAAGTGTGTTAAGAAACATCgccataataatatatataacaataatattaatatataataataatcagagtCAGATTTATTGCCAAGTTTGCCAGATGTACACAGTGTAAACAGTATGTGCAGTATACAATTAAttctaataataacaataatgcaaGTTGCTTTAATGTAACaatccattattattatacgaTTATGATCGTTTAAATTCATATATAAGACAATTGAtgctatttttacttttatttgtcaCCTGTCTATGACTGTTTATGACTGCAAGTTTTCACCTTTTGCataataaatgtatgatatCTTacgacaaacaaacaaacaacctgCATACATAGTAATGACATTTAAGTGTTTATTGGCACCTAATTAcgtatatacagtatttttttaagagttttagacgctatatatgtttattttactttcaataATAAGGTATATTTCATAATAATGGATAAATATGTCATAGTAATTAACAGGCTCcgaaatgttttgtgtgtccGGAACCAAAAGACGCTCCGGCTTGTGTTACCCGGACCTGTTAGTAACCTTCACCGGTCCCCCTCCGTTAGTGTTCCGCGTAAAGATGGCGGAGTATGTGAACATCGTCCGAAGGGCTTTGGGGCAGATAGGAGGTCATGGAGGAGTCAAAGGACTTCTGGTCCAGCTCTTCAGGTATAGTTCAGATACATGTTGGTGAAGTTTAATCCGGAACCTTCAGAGATGAAAGTTAAATCTCCATGGAGACGGAAGATTAATGCGTGACCCTTCAGAGCTGATGTTAGCGTGTTGCTAAGCTAACTCACTGAGACtgtaaacagctgatcagctaCATGATTggtattgttattattgattaatggGTTGATTAGTGTGGATgttaattggttaattgttTGGTGcataaaaaatgtcagaaaattgttcaaaaaatgcaactttaaatgttttgtttagtCCTAAAAGTAGCTAACAACTTAATAATATTCAGTTTATGGTCacaaaagattaaagaaattaGAAAACTAGGGGGACTTGGATTATTTGggagagttagggttagggcacATTGTGTTTGGTCCATGAAATGTGAGTAAATGGTGAAAATGACGCTCAATGTTTCCCTAAACCCaaggtgacatcctcaaatTACTTGTTTTGTCCAAAAAAAATAGTTCAgtactcaaagatattcagcttactgtcatagaagatgaaagaaagcagaaaatattcacatttgaatgAATTTGGACATCTTTCTTAAATCAAAATGACTATTCAGTGATATAGGGTTAATGTTGACTAAGCAATGAATTGACTAATCATAGCAGCTctaatttaaatataatgaagGTCTTGATTcacacttttttgttgtttgttttctgatttatttcaatttaaaggTGAAATCATCTCTTGATTGGAAAAGAATACGTGCATAAAAAAGTCAATATTTTCTCATTgctgacagaaagacagacacttTATTAAAGTGATTTTAGTATTAGTCTGGTAAGGAAGGTTTTATTTCAGTGTCGCttcattttattactttttaagcTCATATTTTGTctaacacacaaaaataagccATTTCCAACCAAATTCAATGTATAACTTCTGTCCTGAGAATGAAGTCATACCCTAACTATTAAGATGGGACCATAAATTTGACTGAGAACTGACTGAGGTGCGAGTGAGTTCCCTTCAGCCCTGCTCGACCCTGTCAAAGGAAATCCATGATACTGGTCTAGTTTAAACACTGATGAGAGACGGCTCATATTTCTGACCTTAGTGCTCAAACTGCAACACTCTCCATTTATCACCTTCACTAAATGAAGCAGACTTAAaggagtagtttgacattttaggtgatatcccttttttcccttctttgaCGAGGTAGCATTTTTAAGCATTTTCACACTTTAGTAactatgtgtgcatgtttttaaCAAAGATAACAGATTTTAGATTAACTAACTTATAAAAGACAGAACTGCATGTGTTGTTCcagttttcatcatttcatcattttgtttgCAGGGCGAACGATATTAAGACAGGAACCCTGATCGGCATCGATAAATATGGGAACAAATACTTCGAGGACAGCAAGCATTACTTCTTTGGTGAGTCAAAATAACAGCAGATGACATTAAAGTGATTATTTAGAGGAGGATTTGTCTACTTTTATTacacataaatagataaataatcaTAATGCTGCTTTCTTGTGTTCAGGACGGCACCGCTGGGTGATCTACACCACGGAGATGAACGGAAAGAACACCATGTGGGAGGTGGACGGCAGCATGGTGCCCGCTGAATGGTACGAGCTCAGATATGTAGAGTTAATATTAATACAGGGAATTACAACATGGACTCTCCATTAAAGACTCTcattacattatatttctgattcattcaaagcagctattattttttattcaaaaaGAAGCTTACATTCTGTttgatttcatcttttattgcttaattttatatttaatttagcaAAATCTACTGGACCAAATAACTAACTCTGTAAGCTCTGTAGGTATAATTTATTAGGATCTAATTTATTCcacttttgttttaaaagcatTAATTATCATTGTCATTTCTACAAGACAGCTCAGCATCTCTAGAAAATAGACGATACAAGTTAAGAAATATGCAATActacaataaatagatagatattttagtTAGTGCTGAATAGTAACGAAGCTTATCTTCCTCtcttgttctcctcctccaggcATCGCTGGCTGCACTGTATGACAGACGACCCCCCCACCACGCACCCACCAGAGCCCAAGAAGTTCCTGGCTGAGGTGCATCAGTTCAACGTGAGCGGCAGCGCGCAGCAGTACGTTCCCTACTCCACCACCCGCAAGAAGATCCACGAGTGGATTCCACCTAAAGCCGGATCTCAGTGACGTCCCACTGAGTATCTCACCTTCCACATTGTAAATTATGGTATCCTGCCTTCAACTAGTCCTCAATAAATCtctatacatacatttatgatGGGAGCGTCACCTTGAGTGCTTGTCTTGAACTTATTAACTTCACTtctgatttaaccctcctgttgtcctcaagacaaggaaggaaggaaggaaggaatgacgaagtaaaggagtaaggcgggagggaggaaaagaggaaggcagtaaggagagaaggaagggaggaaggagggagggatgaaaaggggaaggaagtaaggagagaaggaaggaagtaaaagaaggacagaaggaaggaaggaaaagaaggacagaaggaaacaaaggatagatgcaaggaaggaacagtcaaaagagacggggtcaatttgacccaggaggacgacacgagggttaagcAAAGCATTTCCAGTATTCCCAACGTGGAGCCGCTCACTCATTTCAGATTCAATCTTTGGAGCCAAACACTGTTCAAAGCCCACAAAGAGTTAAATTTTAAATTCAGCTGAAGATCACAAAGTTTAGcaaaaagacagtaaatgtgtccGGCTGAATTTTGGAGAGATTTGCTTTAATTGAtgaacaaaacatatttatatttgatagACTAGTGCAGCATAAACATCGTAAAAGAGTTTCAACTAGATGATTCACAATACATTATCCTCTCAGACTGACtaaattaagtgtttttactAATATTAAAGCTACTTAAAGGCTCCCTGGGGATTGTTCCTGTATATAAGGTTTCTCTTTACATCCACTATTACCCATTCAAACACACTCTGTATCTTTAAGGTCTGATAAAGGTGTTGAATGTTTCTACTTCCTTATGGCATCTTTGCAAAATCTTAAAAGTTTGAATCTTCcattgtttacatccagcattattcttcttcccttcctctgtggGTACGTTGCTGCGTGTCTTTGTGCATCAGCGCCACCTACAGACCGGTGAAGCAGAGTAACGCTACAGGAATGTAAATAACATCACCTGAGTGGATGTGTGTCAAGAAAACAGACCAGCATGTAAAAAAACTGCTCTACAGCTCTAATAGTGGTTAAAAACTCAATTAAAGGGAAATTACAACTAAATACACCTGCACCATTCTCTCATATAGATGTTTAATGGgaatatttaaatacaaaatcATGTTTACTGTCCAGATATTTTATTAATGGGAAACATTGATTAGGTTTCTGGTGATTCttctaaaatgtgtgttttaatgttgttggtgttttaaaTCCAGGATCCTGTTTCCCCAAATTTAAGACATGCAAACTGTGATCTGCAACATAAGATTGTTTATTCACTTTTGGGTTCATTTTGGTGTTTCACACATTAATTGCTTTAGTGAAGCTCCAGTTCTTCCAATTTTGGACTTCAGCAACAGGTCTAAGTTTTCATaccaaaagaagaaaatcttTTGCCCTAACCCCCTAAATTATATTTGTGtgactaactgactaactaGAAGGATCTGCAGTTAATTTAGCCACTGTGTTTTGGCACAGGGATTTCATCTAGttaggttttttgtttttcatgactTGCCATTTTGCACAACACATCATCctaaatgtcataaaatatacAACCCACCTAATCATGGAAACAAGAGGCATATAAAGCAGCTTTCTTAGGAATAAAGCAACTAAACATAAAGACAATACAACTCTGAAAAATAGCTactgtaatattaaaaaaacaaaatgcagatACATATCTCTCATATGGAAATCAAAAACATCAATGTGCTTCCATCCACTTAAACTTTACACTTAACACTTTTCCAAACTCAATCATCCAATCCTGAAGATGAAGGAGGCTCTTTGCAGGCATCTTCCACTTCCTGAGAATAATGAGATTGCTGCCATCTGGCTCCAAAACTTCAGTGATGtgaggtttgttttttaaaaatatgtggtccctttttttcagtctggaaatcatgtaaaaagaaaaagaaaaaaaagctcagtgTATATAGACAGAAAGCCTTAATTAATGCTTTGAGGGAAACTCTGAAGTCAAATATAGTcaagaaaaaatgacaaaaaaattaacaaatgataataaattaaaaggCAGAATTGCAGGTGTGCataataaaacacttaaaatgtagAATAGTTACAGTAAGTGCAGTATATAGGCATCAGGGTGCTTCACTTCACACTTAACACTTTTCCAAACTCAATCATCCAATCCTGAAGATGGATTGCAGCATCTTCCACTTCCTGAGAATAATGAGATTGCTGCCATCTGGCTCCAAAACTGCATAATCTGCATAATAAGACACTTAAAATGTAGAATagttacagtatgtgcagtATTTAGGCCTATACATcaaaaacagtaataataataatagagaaaaataaagagtaaATAATAAGGTGCACAAGACAAAGTGgtaataaataatgcaaagtGCAAAGTTATGCTGACTCAGCTGTCTTGCAAAGTAAATGTAATCCAATAAAGTGTAACAAATAGGAGGCATTAAAGTCAGTGAACTCTATCAGCTTTAGGAGGCAGTATCAGTGCACTGATGCTAATATTACAGCAGGCAGAGCGGAGCAGTGGAGTGTTACAGTAATCTGACAGCACAGTGTCTCCGCTGCCTGTTAATCACTGTGGGATTAACGCTGAGCCGGGGCAAACTTGCAACATGCAGCATTTCACACTGAGGTGAGCAGAGAGCTTCTCTCACAGAGCTGACGGGGGTTCGAGCAGGGCACACTCGTGATGACTCAGACCAGCTGAGACCATCTGAGAGGAGGACGCTCAAAATAAGAGGTTAGTTAGAGGGGTTTTATGGACTTTTTGAATAATTTGCTGCAttgtaactttttattctcctgaTTTTAACTATTTTAGCTCAATTTTAgttccaatttaacactttaaatcatgtttaaatgt comes from the Scomber japonicus isolate fScoJap1 chromosome 23, fScoJap1.pri, whole genome shotgun sequence genome and includes:
- the ndufa12 gene encoding NADH dehydrogenase [ubiquinone] 1 alpha subcomplex subunit 12 encodes the protein MAEYVNIVRRALGQIGGHGGVKGLLVQLFRANDIKTGTLIGIDKYGNKYFEDSKHYFFGRHRWVIYTTEMNGKNTMWEVDGSMVPAEWHRWLHCMTDDPPTTHPPEPKKFLAEVHQFNVSGSAQQYVPYSTTRKKIHEWIPPKAGSQ